From one Eucalyptus grandis isolate ANBG69807.140 chromosome 9, ASM1654582v1, whole genome shotgun sequence genomic stretch:
- the LOC104430324 gene encoding dirigent protein 23, whose amino-acid sequence MAMVAVAVAVAVAALAWVAMAMPLACAMADDPKKVDNWFNRLSHAERKTTCLHFFFHDTISGKSPTAVRVAEATITKKSPTLFRVVNMMDDPLTEGLEPESPLVGRAQGLYGSAGLESLGLLMNMNLVFTSPKYNGSTLSTLGRNPAYETYREMLIVGGTGFLRLASGIATGKDIISQPQHL is encoded by the coding sequence ATGGCgatggtggcggtggcagtggcggtggcggtggcggctcTTGCTTGGGTGGCCATGGCCATGCCGCTCGCCTGTGCCATGGCCGATGACCCCAAGAAGGTGGACAACTGGTTCAATAGGCTTAGCCATGCTGAGCGTAAGACCACATGCCTCCACTTCTTCTTTCACGACACGATATCAGGCAAGAGTCCCACGGCGGTGCGCGTTGCCGAAGCCACGATAACAAAGAAGTCCCCGACACTGTTCCGGGTTGTCAACATGATGGACGACCCATTGACTGAGGGACTCGAGCCAGAGTCCCCCCTCGTGGGCCGGGCTCAGGGGTTGTATGGCTCGGCTGGGCTGGAGTCGCTGGGCCTGCTCATGAACATGAACCTTGTATTCACGAGCCCAAAGTACAATGGCAGTACCCTGAGCACATTGGGCCGCAATCCGGCGTACGAGACCTATCGGGAGATGCTCATCGTCGGCGGGACTGGCTTTCTCCGGTTGGCGAGCGGAATCGCAACGGGCAAAGATATAATTTCTCAACCACAACACCTTTGA
- the LOC104430323 gene encoding dirigent protein 23 — protein sequence MVKPGLTAMVVAALALALATAVALACAEVDDPEKVNAWFNRLSHAEHKTTHLHFYFHDTLSGKNPTAVRIAEATMTEKSPTLFGVVNMIDDPLTEGPEPESPLIGRAQGFYGSVGLESLALHMNVNLVFTTPEYNGSTLSILGRNPALETYREMPIVGGTGVFRLASGVATAKTYFFNLTTGDAVVEYKVIAMHY from the coding sequence ATGGTGAAGCCAGGTTTAACGGCAATGGTGGTGGCAGCTCTTGCTCTGGCGCTTGCCACGGCGGTGGCGCTCGCCTGTGCCGAGGTGGATGACCCCGAGAAGGTGAACGCCTGGTTCAATAGGCTTAGCCACGCCGAGCACAAGACCACACACCTCCACTTCTACTTCCACGACACGCTCTCGGGCAAGAACCCCACGGCGGTGCGCATCGCTGAGGCCACGATGACCGAGAAGTCCCCGACACTGTTCGGGGTGGTCAACATGATCGACGACCCGCTGACCGAGGGTCCTGAGCCAGAGTCCCCCCTCATTGGCCGGGCACAAGGGTTCTATGGCTCGGTTGGGCTCGAGTCATTGGCCCTGCACATGAACGTGAACCTCGTATTCACGACCCCAGAGTACAACGGCAGCACCCTGAGCATATTGGGCCGCAACCCGGCACTTGAGACCTATCGGGAGATGCCCATCGTCGGTGGGACCGGCGTTTTTCGGCTGGCAAGCGGGGTCGCGACGGCGAAGACGTACTTTTTCAACCTCACCACTGGCGATGCTGTAGTTGAATATAAGGTCATAGCTATGCATTACTAG
- the LOC104420572 gene encoding dirigent protein 23 yields the protein MAKLGLTAMVATATTLAGAEADNPEKVDAWFSRLSPTKLKTTRLRFYFHDTLSAKSPTAVHVAKAAMTKKSRMLFGAVNIIDDPLTEGLEPESPLVGPTQGFYGSTRLESVAPLMDMNLVFTSPNYNGSTLSILGRNLALETYQELPIAGGTGIFRLASGIATAKKYFVVEYNVIAMHY from the coding sequence ATGGCCAAGCTAGGTTTAACGGCAATGGTAGCTACCGCCACGACCCTTGCCGGTGCCGAGGCAGATAATCCCGAGAAGGTGGATGCGTGGTTCTCTAGGCTTAGCCCCACCAAGCTCAAGACCACACGCCTCCGCTTCTACTTCCACGACACGCTCTCGGCCAAGAGCCCCACGGCGGTGCATGTTGCCAAAGCCGCAATGACCAAGAAGTCCCGGATGTTGTTCGGGGCCGTCAACATCATCGACGACCCATTGACCGAGGGGCTCGAGCCAGAGTCCCCCCTCGTGGGACCGACTCAGGGGTTCTATGGCTCAACTAGGCTCGAGTCAGTGGCCCCGCTCATGGACATGAACCTCGTATTCACGAGTCCAAACTACAACGGCAGCACTCTGAGCATATTGGGCCGCAACCTGGCGCTCGAGACCTATCAGGAGTTGCCCATCGCCGGTGGGACCGGCATTTTTCGGTTGGCAAGCGGAATAGCAACGGCGAAGAAGTACTTTGTTGTTGAATATAATGTCATAGCTATGCATTACTAG
- the LOC104418922 gene encoding PI-PLC X-box domain-containing protein DDB_G0293730, whose product MGAEISKQIQRRKDVLREAKVLRDLSKTCGTQFPGCDYCCSDRKNWMNGLDPRKIPLFKIVWPGTHDSATNRIGIRFVSRPFAQCQSLSIYNQLVGGTRVFDIRVQKDRRVCHGILATYSVDVVLNDIKKFLHETKSEIIILEVRTEFGHQDPPEFDKYLVDQLGEHLIGQDDSVFGKTIAELLPKRVICVWKPRNSPKPQAGGPLWGEGYLKDDWLNTDLPSTKFDSNMKHLGEQPPASMRKYFYRVENTVTVQADNPVVCVKPVTYRIHGYARLFISQCFSKGLADRLQVFSTDFIDADFVDACVGLTSARIEGKAQKVPFYVFS is encoded by the coding sequence ATGGGTGCCGAGATCTCGAAGCAGATTCAGAGAAGGAAAGATGTGTTGCGAGAAGCAAAAGTCCTGAGGGATCTCAGCAAGACCTGCGGGACGCAGTTTCCCGGTTGTGACTACTGCTGTTCGGATAGGAAGAACTGGATGAACGGCCTCGATCCCAGAAAGATCCCTCTTTTCAAGATTGTCTGGCCAGGAACTCATGATTCCGCGACAAACAGAATTGGAATCCGGTTCGTGTCTCGTCCTTTTGCCCAGTGCCAATCGCTAAGTATCTACAATCAGCTCGTGGGAGGCACTCGGGTATTTGATATTCGAGTCCAGAAGGATCGCCGGGTATGCCACGGGATTTTAGCGACTTACAGTGTAGATGTCGTCCTGAATGACATCAAGAAGTTTTTACACGAGACGAAGTCCGAGATTATAATTCTAGAAGTCAGAACTGAATTTGGTCATCAGGACCCGCCTGAGTTTGATAAGTACTTGGTGGATCAACTTGGGGAGCACCTGATCGGCCAGGATGATAGTGTTTTTGGTAAGACGATTGCAGAGTTGTTGCCGAAGAGAGTGATTTGTGTCTGGAAACCTAGGAACTCGCCCAAACCACAGGCGGGAGGCCCGTTGTGGGGTGAGGGCTATCTGAAGGATGACTGGCTCAATACCGATTTACCATCAACCAAGTTTGATAGCAATATGAAGCATTTGGGTGAGCAGCCGCCAGCTTCCATGAGGAAATACTTTTACAGGGTCGAGAACACAGTAACAGTGCAAGCTGACAATCCGGTTGTGTGTGTCAAGCCAGTCACTTATCGCATTCATGGATATGCTAGGTTATTTATATCTCAGTGCTTCTCTAAAGGGCTAGCTGATAGGTTGCAGGTCTTCTCAACGGACTTTATAGACGCAGATTTCGTTGATGCTTGTGTTGGCCTCACAAGTGCAAGGATTGAAGGGAAAGCCCAAAAAGTGCCATTTTATGTGTTCAGTTAG
- the LOC104418923 gene encoding chaperone protein dnaJ 11, chloroplastic has product MAASASSLYEVLGIPTSASFNDVKVAYRRLARVCHPDVVGMTHKETSATEFKKIHEAYSTLSDPDRRANYDQHLFRRNRPYGSSLSSATMAAAAASMSQFSGYTCKKWETDQCW; this is encoded by the coding sequence ATGGCAGCATCCGCGTCGTCTCTGTACGAGGTTCTCGGGATTCCCACGAGCGCTTCGTTCAACGATGTCAAGGTCGCTTACAGGAGACTGGCGAGAGTATGCCATCCCGACGTCGTGGGGATGACCCATAAAGAAACGTCGGCCACTGAGTTCAAGAAGATCCATGAAGCATACTCGACTCTGTCTGATCCTGACAGGAGAGCAAACTACGACCAACATCTTTTCAGGCGTAACCGGCCATACGGGTCGTCCCTCAGTTCTGCGACGATGGCGGCGGCCGCGGCGTCAATGTCCCAGTTTTCGGGGTATACTTGCAAGAAGTGGGAGACCGATCAGTGTTGGTAG